CTGCTGATCGAGCCGCCAATATTTGTCAGGATTTGTTGATTAGCGGAGCAATAGAAATCATAGAGCCTCAAATCACAACCCCGAGCTTGGTATTTGAGCTGGTTAGGAAACACGGAATCACTGGGACTGAACTATTTGACTGTGTATTGGCTGCGACAGCCAAAGAGAACAATGTAAAAATGCTTCTTACAGAAAATGTTAGAGATTTTGAGAAATATGAATT
This genomic stretch from Candidatus Thorarchaeota archaeon harbors:
- a CDS encoding PIN domain-containing protein → MKTLLDTNIFVHAHNQASLHQEKAGGILREALNGHLEACITSQILYEFFSVVTNVRRVHRPLTADRAANICQDLLISGAIEIIEPQITTPSLVFELVRKHGITGTELFDCVLAATAKENNVKMLLTENVRDFEKYEFLTIRNPFE